From the Scylla paramamosain isolate STU-SP2022 chromosome 15, ASM3559412v1, whole genome shotgun sequence genome, one window contains:
- the LOC135107566 gene encoding transient receptor potential channel pyrexia-like, protein MRKFLLLFRKKKRPLVRGLTFKSTIDFREHSTFVNIGMEDLVDGADDACEGHTNQRVTALFTAIRRQDVEEVDMLACDATPGSLETTCGGLTPLLMACHQRNLPILKLLLQHHAQVEAKGSNGTTPLHTAICEGWNEGVAELLKYGALPDLRDISTSSSTTAVANSPLKAAVRSGNVAALKLIFEHYPNLSVTDSEEGSLLHLAAHSHQPLMVKYLLEEKISAETLKSCNQKGDTVMHSVFHKRSRNKYEKSQMEILRMFLEAHVDVNSKNKAGETPLFLATRARLSQCTELLLSSDADPLARTESGQTVIHGACLGGCAVTLSLLLKRCRLAHLVTLPDKDGVLPFHCAVGSYSIDCCQILLMNGDHLTHRDGDDTSRCSLLLRHFPDTSSQLLERLFSSRITLSDDPQYDGNFRVFFDYSDILSQNKGDIQSSFLEDINCFQNDLLQHPLIESFVHLKWLKIRFLFYTTLMSFFVFIIIHTAYIIGISSKCSQICMHFSNLLAFRVLHLVMYLLILWPEVITMIANPRMYLRHWETLTKFVSLIASAYVVTAHQHTVMNLDISHTNITHSPEESAEHADPSTNFHLRREISAISVFFGWVELMMMFGRLPILGSNVLMFARIAKSAIKFIAAFIGLLVGFSVSFMVLFSEIDDFKTFGRSFVKTLMMMIGEVDYSNLVNENTAIISYLILMVFLFLVCILMANLLIGLAVDDITSLQRMGSIARRSKQASHIVTFEKTVAVAKRFRLLPRRLVVALMKANTIDPKKHIYVNKNRKRFFFCENNYVPSEILKKAVADAKANHISSEDSPVFSEKAIHEGTSNLLLQKLEDLKKAITANMINTLPIHEPSDSPVNNVKQYD, encoded by the exons ATGAGAAAATTCCTCCTATTGTTTCGTAAAAA GAAACGTCCTCTCGTAAGGGGTCTGACGTTCAAGAGCACAATTGACTTCCGCGAGCATTCCACTTTTGTGAACATAGGGATGGAGGATCTTGTTGACGGAGCGGACGACGCTTGCGAGGGTCACACCAACCAAAGGGTTACCGCCTTGTTCACA GCAATTAGGCGTCAGGATGTAGAGGAAGTGGATATGCTGGCGTGCGATGCCACGCCAGGATCTCTAGAAACTACTTGTGGAGGCCTCACTCCACTTCTTATGGCCTGTCACCAACGCAACCTGCCCATTCTTAAACTTCTTCTTCAACATCATGCGCAG GTGGAAGCCAAGGGCAGTAATGGCACCACTCCACTGCATACTGCGATCTGTGAAGGCTGGAACGAGGGTGTCGCCGAGCTACTGAAGTATGGAGCATTACCTGATCTTCGGGATATCTCTACCTCTTCATCCACCACGGCTGTGGCGAACTCTCCCTTGAAAGCTGCTGTCAGATCCGGCAATGTTGCAGCACTTAAGTTAATATTCGAGCATTATCCAAACTTAAGTGTCACGGATAGTGAAGAGGGTTCTCTTCTCCACTTGGCTGCCCACTCACATCAACCACTGATGGTGAAATATTTGCTAGAGGAAAAGATATCAGCAGAAACTTTGAAATCTTGTAATCAGAAAGGTGACACTGTAATGCATTCAGTCTTCCATAAGAGGAGCAGAAACAAGTATGAAAAGTCCCAAATGGAAATCCTCAGAATGTTTTTGGAGGCTCATGTTGATGTGAACTCCAAAAACAAAGCTGGAGAGACACCCCTCTTCTTGGCCACTCGTGCAAGACTCTCGCAATGCACGGAACTCCTGCTCTCTTCTGATGCTGATCCATTGGCTAGGACAGAATCAGGACAGACGGTGATTCATGGTGCCTGCCTTGGGGGATGTGCTGTCACCCTCAGTCTTTTGCTGAAAAGATGTCGCCTTGCTCACCTTGTTACACTTCCAGACAAAGATGGTGTGCTTCCATTTCACTGCGCTGTTGGAAGTTATTCCATTGATTGTTGCCAGATACTGTTGATGAACGGTGATCACCTGACACaccgtgatggtgatgacactTCTCGCTGTTCCTTGCTTCTTCGGCACTTCCCAGATACCTCCTCGCAGCTTTTGGAGCGATTGTTCAGTTCTCGCATCACTCTCTCTGATGACCCTCAGTATGATGGAAATTTTCGTGTCTTCTTCGATTACTCTGATATTCTGTCTCAGAACAAAGGTGACATTCAAAGTTCCTTCTTAGAAGATATTAACTGTTTCCAAAATGACCTGCTCCAGCATCCGCTGATTGAGAGTTTTGTGCATCTCAAGTGGCTGAAAATTAGATTCCTGTTTTATACCACCTTGATGTCATTTTTTGTATTCATAATTATTCATACAGCTTACATTATAGGCATAAGCAGCAAGTGCTCCCAGATATGTATGCATTTTTCAAATTTATTGGCATTTCGTGTATTACATCTAGTTATGTATCTTCTCATTTTGTGGCCAGAGGTAATCACCATGATTGCCAATCCCAGAATGTACTTACGCCACTGGGAAACACTTACAAAATTTGTGTCTCTGATTGCATCTGCATATGTTGTGACTGCACACCAACACACAGTTATGAATCTGGATATCAGTCATACGAACATCACACATTCACCTGAGGAAAGTGCAGAACACGCAGATCCCTCTACTAATTTCCATCTGAGAAGGGAGATCAGTGCAATATCAGTTTTCTTTGGCTGGGTTGAACTGATGATGATGTTCGGGCGACTGCCTATCCTGGGCTCAAACGTCCTCATGTTTGCACGTATCGCCAAGTCAGCCATTAAGTTTATTGCTGCCTTCATTGGCCTCCTTGTTGGATTTTCTGTCAGCTTTATGGTTCTCTTCAGTGAGATTGATGATTTCAAGACATTTGGGAGAAGCTTCGTAAAgacactaatgatgatgataggcgAGGTGGATTACTCAAACTTGGTGAACGAAAACACGGCGATTATTAGTTATCTGATTCTTATGGTATTTCTTTTCCTGGTATGCATTCTCATGGCCAATCTTCTCATAGGCCTTGCTGTCGATGACATCACCAGCTTACAACGTATGGGAAGCATTGCCAGGCGCTCAAAGCAAGCATCACACATTGTCACTTTTGAAAAAACGGTCGCTGTTGCTAAAAGATTTCGACTACTTCCCCGTCGCTTAGTAGTTGCATTGATGAAAGCAAATACAATAGATCCAAAAAAGCATATATACGTTAATAAGAATCGGAAACGATTCTTCTTTTGTGAAAATAATTATGTTCCATCAGAAATCTTAAAGAAAGCTGTGGCTGATGCCAAAGCCAATCACATTTCCTCTGAGGACTCCCCGGTATTTTCGGAGAAGGCAATACATGAGGGAACCTCAAATTTGTTGCTTCAAAAGCTGGAGGATCTTAAGAAAGCAATTACTGCCAATATGATAAATACACTACCAATTCATGAGCCCAGTGACAGCCCAGTAAACAATGTAAAACAATATGACTAA